One region of Gymnogyps californianus isolate 813 chromosome 28, ASM1813914v2, whole genome shotgun sequence genomic DNA includes:
- the LOC127026724 gene encoding olfactory receptor 6-like codes for MGDMEVSNHSMVKEFILLGFPIAPRLQILFFAIFLIAYLLVLAENIIIILTVWTNYNLHSPMYFFLSNLSFLEIWYVTVTLPRTMLSFVSVSKQISFMGCMTQLYFFLSLGNTECLLLAVMAYDRYVAICKPFHYSTIMRHTVCVYLTMGSWLTGFLISGCKVFFISQLTYCGPNVINHFFCDVSPLLNLACTDMERAAFMDFVAALFILLMPLSIVILSYTYIIFTVLHISSVQGCQKAFSTCASHLIVVIVFYATSIFIYVRPKTLPVHDTNKIVSALYAVVVPLFNPIIYCLRNQEIKDAVQKILFRKSFLAETLAGLMTEKKRLYR; via the coding sequence ATGGGAGACATGGAGGTGAGCAATCACAGCATGGTCAAAGAATTCATTCTCCTTGGATTTCCCATAGCTCCTCGCTTGCAGATTCTgttttttgcaatatttctcATTGCATATCTCTTAGttttagcagaaaatattaTCATCATCCTGACTGTCTGGACAAACTATAACCTCCACTCCcctatgtatttctttctgagTAATTTGTCCTTCCTGGAGATCTGGTATGTGACAGTCACGCTCCCCAGGACAATGCTGAGCTTTGTGTCAGTGTCAAAGCAAATCTCCTTCATGGGATGCATGACACAGCTGTACTTCTTCCTCAGCCTGGGCAACACTGAGTGCCTTCTCCTGGCTGTCATGGCATATGATCGCTATGTTGCAATTTGCAAGCCTTTCCATTACTCTACTATCATGAGACACACTGTCTGTGTCTACCTTACTATGGGATCTTGGTTGACTGGTTTCTTAATTTCTGGATGCAAAGTGTTTTTTATCTCTCAGCTAACATACTGTGGACCCAATGTAATCAACCatttcttctgtgatgtttctCCTCTCTTGAACTTAGCCTGCACAGATATGGAAAGAGCTGCTTTTATGGATTTTGTGGCTGCCTTATTTATTCTCCTGATGCCTCTCTCCATAGTAATCCTATCCTATACCTATATTATCTTCACTGTCCTTCACATTTCATCCGTACAAGGTTGCCAAAAAGCCTTCTCCACCTGTGCCTCCCACCTTATAGTGGTCATTGTCTTCTATGCGACAAGCATTTTCATCTATGTGAGGCCCAAAACACTTCCAGTTCATGACACAAACAAAATTGTGTCTGCTCTCTACGCTGTTGTTGTTCCTCTCTTCAATCCCATCATTTACTGCCTGAGGAACCAGGAAATCAAGGATGCTGTCCAAAAGATCTTGTTCAGAAAGAGTTTCCTTGCAGAAACATTAGCAGgtttaatgacagaaaagaagagattGTATAGGTAA